In Mycolicibacterium lutetiense, the sequence CCCGCAGGATCACCAGATCGGCGTTCAGGGTCTCCGGGTCGTCCCAGGGCAGCCAGCGGGCATGCAGGCCGCGGTTGCGCAGCGCCCTCACCAGGCCGGCGTCGTCGCCGTCGCCTTCGGGCAACGCGGCACAGCCGGCCAACACGATGCGGGGATGGAACACATCCGGACGGGCAAGCTTCACCCCCGCGATGATAGGTGTGGATGATGGATGGCGTGTATGCCATCGAAGTTGCCGAGACCGGCGGACCCGAAGTCCTGAGCTACGTCGAGCGGCCCGAGCCCGCTCCCGGCCCGGGCGAGGTACTGATCAAGGCCGAAGCCATCGGCGTCAACTTCATCGACACCTACTTCCGGTCCGGGTTGTATCCGCGCGACCTGCCGTTCGTCGTCGGGTCCGAAGTCTGCGGTACGGTCGCCGCCGTCGGTGACGATGTCGCGGCGCTGGCCGTCGGCGACCGCGTGGTCACCGCCAACGCGACCGGCGCATACGCCGATTTGTGCGTCGCCCCAGCTGATTTCGTTGCCTACGTGCCTGACAATGTGGCCCCCGACGCCATCGCCTCGGCGCTGCTGAAGGGTATGACCGCCCACTACCTGATCAAGTCCACCTACCCGGTGCAGCCGAACGACACGGTGCTGGTGCATGCCGGGGCCGGCGGCGTCGGCCTGATCCTCACCCAGTGGGCCACCAGCATCGGCACCCGCGTGATCACCACGGCCTCGACACCGGAGAAGGCCGAGTTGTCTCGGCAGGCCGGCGCGATCGAGGTGCTCGAGTACCCCGAGGATCCGGTCGAGTTCGCCGACAAGATCCGCGACCTCACCGGCGGGGCGGGTGTGGCCGCAGTGTACGACGGGGTCGGCGCGTCGACGTTCGACGCCAGCCTGGCCAGCCTCGCGGTGCGTGGCACGCTGGCCCTGTTCGGGGCGGCCAGCGGTCCGGTGCCACCGGTGGACCCCCAACGGCTCAACGCGGCAGGGTCTGTGTTCCTGACCCGGCCGACGCTGGCCCACCACACCCGCACACCCGATGAATTCTCTTGGCGTGCGGGCGAATTGATCAATGCCATCGCAGACGGATCGATCACCATCACCGTCGGCGGCCGCTACCCGCTGGCCGAGGCGGCCCAGGCCCACACCGACCTGCAAGGGCGCCGGACGGTCGGCTCCGTCGTGCTGGTGCCCTAGACCGGATCCTGAAACCCGAAGGTGATTTGGCTCTAGCTCACTATGACGAACTAGATGTTGTACAGATCGGTAGCAG encodes:
- a CDS encoding quinone oxidoreductase family protein yields the protein MYAIEVAETGGPEVLSYVERPEPAPGPGEVLIKAEAIGVNFIDTYFRSGLYPRDLPFVVGSEVCGTVAAVGDDVAALAVGDRVVTANATGAYADLCVAPADFVAYVPDNVAPDAIASALLKGMTAHYLIKSTYPVQPNDTVLVHAGAGGVGLILTQWATSIGTRVITTASTPEKAELSRQAGAIEVLEYPEDPVEFADKIRDLTGGAGVAAVYDGVGASTFDASLASLAVRGTLALFGAASGPVPPVDPQRLNAAGSVFLTRPTLAHHTRTPDEFSWRAGELINAIADGSITITVGGRYPLAEAAQAHTDLQGRRTVGSVVLVP